A single Cryomorphaceae bacterium DNA region contains:
- a CDS encoding SDR family oxidoreductase, with product MDLNLNGKSALVCGASQGIGKATALELARLGARVTVVARNPEKLDKVVEELKAISASRHDALVADFQDPNRLRTILQDWVTPENAYHILVNNTGGPPAGPAHLAGTEEFLNAFNQHLVCNQILAQALIPGMRDAGYGRIINVISTSVKQPLPNLGVSNTIRGAVANWSKTLANELGIDNITVNNVLPGATETERLTSIIAGKAAKTNSSIEEAAQGMANAVPMKRFAKPEEVANAIAFLASPAASYINGINVPVDGGRTSSL from the coding sequence ATGGACTTGAATCTCAACGGAAAAAGCGCCCTCGTCTGTGGCGCCTCCCAAGGCATCGGAAAAGCCACCGCCCTCGAACTCGCCCGATTGGGTGCCCGAGTAACCGTCGTGGCCCGCAATCCCGAGAAACTCGATAAGGTCGTCGAAGAATTAAAAGCCATCAGTGCCTCACGGCACGATGCGCTCGTCGCCGACTTTCAAGACCCCAATCGTCTGCGGACCATCCTTCAAGATTGGGTCACTCCCGAAAACGCCTATCACATCCTTGTCAACAACACCGGTGGACCACCCGCTGGACCGGCGCACTTGGCCGGGACCGAGGAATTTTTAAATGCCTTTAACCAGCACCTCGTCTGCAACCAAATCTTGGCTCAAGCCCTGATTCCCGGTATGCGCGATGCGGGCTACGGGCGCATCATCAACGTTATTTCCACCTCCGTTAAGCAGCCCCTGCCCAATCTCGGGGTAAGCAACACCATTCGCGGAGCAGTGGCCAACTGGTCCAAAACCTTGGCCAACGAACTCGGCATCGACAACATCACGGTCAACAACGTACTGCCCGGAGCCACGGAGACCGAGCGTCTCACGAGCATCATCGCCGGAAAAGCAGCGAAAACGAATTCGAGTATTGAAGAAGCCGCGCAAGGCATGGCCAACGCCGTACCCATGAAGCGCTTCGCTAAACCCGAAGAAGTGGCCAATGCCATCGCCTTCCTGGCCAGCCCAGCGGCGAGCTACATCAACGGCATCAACGTCCCCGTAGATGGGGGCCGGACCTCAAGCTTATAA
- a CDS encoding aldehyde dehydrogenase translates to MEKLQNYIGGQLVPPQSGAYIDNYDPSRGQVYSLIPDSDAADVQAAVDAAKEAFPGWSSMSIQERSRIMVRISELIGANLDRLAAAESKDNGKPVSLATAVDIPRAQANFYFYATAILHDSSESHSMGEVALNYTLRQPIGVAGCISPWNLPLYLFTWKIAPALAAGNTVVAKPSEITPMTAYLLSELCIEAGLPAGVLNIVHGLGPKVGAAITEHPDVPMISFTGGTATGQQISRVAAPMFKKLSLELGGKNPNMIFDDCDFDDMLRTTVRSSFANQGQICLCGSRIYIQRGIYDKFKEAFVAKVERMQVGTPDDPNTKMGAVVSKPHMEKILSYIELAEEEGGTVLAGGHRVQLEGEHAEGYYIAPTVIEGLPHTCRTNQEEIFGPVVTLQPFDTEEEVLEYANGTKYGLASTLWTSDLKRAHRMAAQLHTGIVWVNTWLLRDLRTPFGGVKQSGIGREGGFEALRFFTEPKNVCIKL, encoded by the coding sequence ATGGAGAAACTACAGAATTACATTGGTGGACAATTGGTGCCACCACAAAGTGGAGCCTACATCGATAACTACGACCCCAGTCGTGGACAGGTGTATTCCCTGATTCCGGACAGTGACGCTGCCGATGTTCAGGCCGCTGTAGATGCTGCGAAAGAGGCCTTTCCGGGATGGAGCAGTATGTCCATCCAAGAACGCTCCCGGATCATGGTTCGCATCTCAGAACTCATTGGAGCCAACCTCGATCGACTTGCCGCCGCAGAGAGTAAAGACAATGGAAAGCCCGTAAGCTTAGCAACTGCGGTTGATATACCACGGGCTCAAGCAAACTTTTATTTCTACGCAACGGCCATCTTGCACGATTCGAGCGAAAGCCATTCCATGGGCGAAGTCGCCTTGAACTATACCCTGCGTCAACCTATTGGCGTGGCCGGTTGCATCTCCCCCTGGAACCTTCCCCTATATCTCTTTACCTGGAAGATTGCTCCGGCCCTTGCCGCTGGAAACACAGTCGTAGCTAAGCCTTCGGAAATTACGCCCATGACGGCCTATCTTTTAAGTGAATTGTGCATTGAGGCGGGCTTACCGGCAGGAGTCCTCAACATCGTCCACGGACTAGGCCCTAAAGTTGGAGCGGCCATTACCGAGCATCCCGATGTACCCATGATTTCCTTTACCGGTGGAACGGCAACGGGACAACAAATCTCTCGAGTCGCAGCTCCGATGTTCAAAAAACTCAGTTTGGAATTGGGCGGTAAGAACCCCAACATGATCTTCGACGACTGCGATTTTGACGACATGTTGCGCACCACCGTTCGATCCAGTTTTGCCAACCAGGGGCAAATCTGTTTGTGCGGATCGCGTATCTACATACAGCGCGGGATCTACGACAAATTCAAGGAGGCCTTCGTCGCCAAAGTGGAGCGCATGCAAGTGGGAACCCCGGATGATCCCAATACGAAAATGGGCGCAGTGGTCTCCAAACCACACATGGAAAAAATCCTCAGTTACATTGAGTTGGCCGAAGAAGAAGGCGGAACGGTACTCGCCGGAGGGCACCGCGTTCAGCTCGAAGGCGAGCACGCCGAAGGCTACTACATTGCCCCTACCGTTATTGAAGGATTACCCCACACCTGCCGCACTAATCAAGAAGAAATATTTGGTCCCGTAGTCACCTTACAACCCTTCGACACAGAAGAGGAAGTATTGGAGTACGCAAACGGCACCAAATACGGTTTGGCCAGCACGCTATGGACCAGCGATCTCAAACGCGCTCACCGCATGGCGGCTCAACTCCACACCGGAATTGTTTGGGTGAACACGTGGCTCTTGCGCGATTTGCGCACGCCTTTTGGCGGTGTAAAGCAGAGTGGAATTGGACGAGAAGGCGGGTTTGAAGCCTTGCGCTTCTTCACTGAACCCAAGAACGTCTGTATTAAGCTCTAA
- a CDS encoding transporter substrate-binding domain-containing protein: protein MKRAILFVLPLLLLLGCGDRASRREAQDLPEIQRDWEQIAEDGVLRAITNYSGTSYFLYRGEPMGFEYELLKRLADHLELELEIVLAENIDSILPMLKRGEGDLIAFGLTITQERKTQISFTDYLYLTRQVLVQRKPEGWRNLKRHQLEAQLIQEPVELIGDTVSVRLETSYFKRLVHLMDEVGGTIYIDTLPGSMSSEKSVQAVLNGEITYTVVDDNIAAISAAYHPELDVGTPVSFAQRIGWGVRQSSPALLDTLNDWVAGFKKEVDYAVIYNKYYKNKRAYRKRVNSEFYSLNEQRISPYDDLIRQEATRIGWDWRLMAAQVYQESQFDPKATSWAGAAGLLQLMKGTASDLGVDDRLDPEENLQGAADYLAQIEANFSEVPDSLQRIKLTLASFNCGYYHVLDAQSLAEKRGLDPQRWDENVEAMILELSFPANYRDEVVKYGYVKGVEPFNYVREIFERYDRYRQFIERDSGVDVPEVL, encoded by the coding sequence GTGAAACGCGCAATCCTATTTGTTCTTCCCCTACTGCTGCTGTTGGGCTGCGGAGATCGAGCATCGCGCCGTGAGGCGCAAGACCTTCCGGAAATACAACGGGATTGGGAGCAGATCGCTGAGGACGGCGTGCTTCGGGCGATCACAAATTATTCTGGGACGAGTTATTTTCTCTACCGCGGGGAGCCCATGGGCTTTGAGTACGAGCTCTTGAAGCGGCTGGCCGATCACCTCGAATTAGAGCTCGAAATCGTTTTGGCAGAGAACATCGACAGTATTCTGCCCATGCTCAAACGGGGAGAAGGGGATTTGATCGCCTTTGGACTGACCATTACTCAAGAGCGCAAAACGCAAATCTCATTTACGGATTACCTCTACCTGACCCGTCAAGTGCTGGTGCAGCGCAAGCCAGAGGGCTGGCGAAACTTGAAGCGGCATCAACTTGAAGCGCAATTGATCCAAGAACCGGTGGAGCTGATTGGGGATACGGTATCGGTCCGTTTGGAAACCTCTTATTTCAAGCGATTGGTTCATTTAATGGATGAAGTTGGAGGAACGATTTATATCGATACGCTGCCTGGGTCTATGTCCAGTGAAAAATCAGTTCAGGCGGTACTCAATGGTGAGATCACCTATACCGTGGTCGACGACAATATTGCGGCCATCAGCGCTGCCTATCATCCCGAACTAGACGTGGGCACACCTGTCAGTTTTGCTCAGCGCATCGGCTGGGGTGTGCGTCAAAGTAGCCCAGCCCTTTTGGACACCCTCAACGATTGGGTGGCGGGATTCAAGAAGGAAGTAGACTATGCGGTGATCTACAACAAGTACTACAAGAACAAGCGGGCCTATCGCAAGCGCGTCAACAGCGAATTCTACAGTTTGAACGAACAGCGCATTTCGCCCTACGACGACCTCATTCGGCAAGAAGCCACGCGCATCGGTTGGGATTGGCGGCTGATGGCCGCACAAGTCTATCAGGAATCGCAATTTGATCCCAAGGCCACATCTTGGGCGGGAGCCGCCGGGTTATTGCAGCTCATGAAAGGAACGGCCTCAGACCTCGGCGTCGACGATCGCTTGGATCCGGAAGAGAACCTCCAGGGGGCAGCGGATTACCTTGCACAAATAGAAGCCAACTTTTCCGAAGTACCCGACAGCCTTCAGCGCATCAAGCTTACTCTGGCCTCCTTTAATTGTGGATACTACCACGTACTTGATGCGCAAAGCTTGGCGGAGAAAAGAGGTCTGGACCCGCAGCGATGGGATGAAAACGTGGAGGCCATGATCTTGGAACTGAGTTTCCCTGCGAACTACCGAGACGAGGTCGTGAAATACGGATATGTCAAAGGGGTTGAACCCTTCAATTACGTGCGTGAAATCTTTGAGCGATACGACCGGTACCGTCAGTTTATTGAACGGGACTCGGGGGTCGATGTACCGGAAGTCCTTTAG
- the dinB gene encoding DNA polymerase IV encodes MDAFYASVEQHDHPELKGKPLAVGGSKERGVVAAASYEARKFGVRSAMPSVTAARLCPELIFVTPRFDRYQEVSRQIRNIFFDYTDLVEPLSLDEAYLDVTENKKGMTSATLIALEIRDRIQAETGLTASAGISINKFLAKVASDVNKPNGQKLIPPEEVLDFLEQLEIRKFYGIGKVTAQKMMQLGIFTGKDLKRQELAFLEDHFGKSGEHYYNIVRGIHRSAVKPDRIRKSIGAERTYDVDLRSDEEMREKLKKIAEKVSERAKKSEKSGKTITLKYKYDDFEQHTRARTLPYFVNDEQIIYETIIELLEENELERPVRLLGITLSNLDTEEERGEGYQLTLEF; translated from the coding sequence ATGGACGCCTTTTACGCGTCTGTGGAACAACACGACCATCCGGAACTCAAAGGAAAACCCCTCGCAGTGGGCGGGTCCAAAGAACGAGGTGTGGTGGCCGCTGCCAGCTATGAGGCACGCAAATTTGGCGTCCGAAGCGCCATGCCCAGCGTGACGGCCGCTCGATTGTGTCCGGAGCTCATCTTCGTCACTCCGCGGTTCGATCGCTACCAAGAGGTCAGCCGACAAATTCGAAACATCTTCTTCGACTACACGGACCTCGTAGAACCGCTTTCCCTCGATGAGGCATATTTAGACGTGACCGAAAACAAGAAGGGCATGACGTCTGCCACCTTGATCGCCCTCGAGATTCGGGACCGCATCCAGGCCGAGACGGGATTGACGGCCAGCGCGGGGATCAGCATCAATAAATTCTTGGCCAAAGTGGCCTCGGATGTCAACAAGCCCAACGGACAAAAGCTGATTCCACCCGAAGAAGTCCTGGACTTTTTGGAGCAACTCGAAATCCGCAAGTTCTATGGCATTGGAAAAGTGACCGCCCAGAAAATGATGCAGCTCGGCATCTTCACGGGTAAGGACCTCAAGCGCCAAGAGCTCGCCTTTCTGGAAGACCATTTTGGCAAGAGCGGGGAGCACTACTACAACATCGTTCGGGGCATCCATCGAAGTGCGGTCAAGCCCGATCGCATACGCAAGTCCATAGGTGCGGAACGCACCTATGATGTGGACCTACGGTCCGATGAGGAAATGCGCGAAAAATTGAAGAAAATCGCCGAAAAAGTATCCGAAAGGGCCAAAAAGAGTGAAAAAAGCGGAAAAACCATCACTTTGAAGTACAAATACGATGATTTTGAACAGCACACCCGAGCCCGTACTTTGCCTTACTTCGTGAACGACGAACAAATCATCTACGAAACCATCATTGAGCTTCTGGAGGAGAATGAACTGGAACGCCCCGTTCGCTTGCTCGGCATCACCTTGTCCAACCTCGATACTGAAGAGGAACGCGGTGAAGGATACCAACTCACGCTGGAGTTTTGA
- a CDS encoding metallophosphoesterase yields the protein MNQMIVRLLIIIGILFFLDLYAFQAVRTATRGKLWLWTYWAITLGLFAWLGYTVLNFDRSSGPQNRIFSWLFGMMVLFYVPKMVIAFPLLLEDLFRVFRAGWKVILSVLPSSEANVEATSYWPARRKFISQLGLILAALPFASILYGITRGKYRYEVWRHTLYFDDLPEAFDGFRIAQISDIHSGSFDNAEKVAEAVQLVNEQESDVILFTGDLVNNAADEMDPWKETFSALSAQDGVYSVLGNHDYGDYMEWPSAEAKAANMQKLYDTHREIGMDLLRNEHRTLERDGQKLHIVGVENWGKPPFPQYGDLDRATEGIGDDEFCVLMSHDPSHYDLEVKQHPKNFRLTLSGHTHGMQFGIEIPGIKWSPVKYRYPKWAGLYEEAGRFLNVNRGFGFLAFPGRVGIWPEVTVLELKRRATA from the coding sequence ATGAATCAAATGATCGTTCGTCTGCTCATCATCATCGGGATACTCTTCTTTCTCGATCTCTACGCTTTTCAAGCTGTTCGTACCGCAACCCGAGGAAAACTCTGGCTTTGGACTTACTGGGCCATCACTCTTGGTCTCTTTGCATGGCTGGGTTATACCGTACTCAACTTTGACCGGTCTTCCGGTCCTCAAAACCGCATTTTCTCTTGGCTTTTCGGCATGATGGTGCTCTTTTATGTGCCCAAAATGGTCATTGCCTTCCCGCTTCTATTGGAAGACCTCTTCCGCGTATTCCGCGCCGGTTGGAAAGTCATCCTTTCTGTACTGCCCAGTAGTGAAGCGAATGTGGAAGCGACCAGTTATTGGCCTGCGCGTCGGAAGTTCATCAGCCAATTGGGCCTCATCCTGGCGGCACTACCCTTCGCAAGCATTTTATACGGAATCACCCGCGGGAAGTACCGCTATGAGGTTTGGCGACACACGCTCTACTTTGACGATTTACCCGAGGCTTTTGACGGTTTTAGAATTGCTCAGATTTCGGACATCCATTCGGGAAGCTTTGACAACGCTGAAAAGGTAGCTGAGGCCGTTCAGCTGGTCAATGAGCAAGAGAGTGACGTCATCCTCTTCACCGGTGATTTGGTGAACAATGCCGCCGATGAAATGGATCCTTGGAAGGAAACCTTCAGTGCCCTGAGCGCACAGGACGGGGTGTATTCTGTACTCGGTAACCACGATTATGGCGACTACATGGAATGGCCATCGGCGGAAGCCAAGGCGGCCAATATGCAAAAGCTGTACGATACCCATCGAGAGATTGGTATGGACCTACTTCGCAACGAACACCGCACCTTGGAGCGCGATGGTCAAAAGCTGCACATCGTGGGTGTGGAGAACTGGGGCAAGCCCCCTTTCCCTCAGTACGGTGATTTGGACCGCGCCACGGAAGGCATTGGCGACGACGAATTCTGCGTTTTGATGAGCCATGACCCAAGCCATTACGACTTGGAGGTCAAGCAACATCCCAAGAACTTCCGACTCACTTTGAGCGGGCATACACACGGAATGCAGTTTGGGATTGAGATTCCCGGAATCAAGTGGAGCCCGGTGAAGTATCGCTACCCTAAATGGGCCGGCCTTTACGAAGAGGCAGGACGTTTCCTCAACGTGAACAGAGGGTTCGGCTTCTTGGCTTTTCCCGGCCGGGTAGGTATTTGGCCGGAGGTCACTGTGCTTGAACTCAAGCGCCGTGCTACCGCCTGA
- the polA gene encoding DNA polymerase I translates to MAETSEKRLFLLDAYALIYRSYFAFSKNPRMTSDGRNTSAIYGFMLTLLDLIRKEDPSHIAIVFDPPGPVDRVNDFAEYKANREETPEDIKMSVPIIKDLAAAFRIPCLQVMGFEADDVIGTLAKKGEQAGYQVYMMTPDKDYGQLVSDNIFMYKPAYMGKGVEVWGIEEVKKRFEIERVDQVIDFLGMMGDAVDNIPGIPGVGQKTAQKFIAQYGSMEGLYENLDDLKGKMKEKVEQNRELAFLSKKLATIITDVPIEFDEKDLIREEPDEPQVRELFEQLEFRSLVKRVFGDDSAGASAPSSTPSAPAKAAPATDQMDLFGAPTSASGREAQEAEFKTLENTPHDYELVDSPEKRKTLISALLDQKSVCFDTETTGIDPNLAELVGLAFSYEVGKAYYVPVPDDRDEALKVTAEFKDFFENEGIEKVGQNLKYDINVLKWHGVEVRGAVWDTMLAHYLLNPDMRHNMDLLAQTYLNYQPVSIESLIGKKGKKQGSMRDVAVDRVAEYAGEDADITLQLKEVFEKDLGANNVERLFRDLETPLVRVLAAMETEGVRLDSENLAQYSSELKTELQGIQSRIYDLAGAEFNIGSPKQLGEILFEQMKIVDKPKKTKSGQYSTSEDTLSKLAGEHEIIDQVLDYRSVSKLISTYVDALPELVNPKTGRIHTTYNQTVAATGRLSSNNPNLQNIPIRTERGRKVRAAFVPRDENHVLLAADYSQIELRLIAALAKDEDMIAAFKSGQDIHKATAAKVYGVPLEEVDRDMRSSAKMVNFGIIYGISAFGLADRLNIKRTEAREIIDNYFSKYPAIKEYMDYSINFARELGYVQTIMERRRYLPDINSRNATVRGFAERNAINAPIQGSAADIIKKAMIAIHDRFQAEGFKSKMILQVHDELVFDAHIDELETIKPIVRDLMENAVTLDVPLLVDMGTGQTWLEAH, encoded by the coding sequence ATGGCCGAAACCAGCGAAAAACGCCTCTTTCTCCTCGACGCATACGCCCTCATATACCGTTCCTACTTTGCCTTCAGCAAGAACCCGCGAATGACTTCGGACGGGCGCAACACATCGGCCATCTACGGTTTCATGCTCACCCTGCTGGACCTCATCCGAAAAGAGGACCCGAGCCACATCGCCATCGTTTTTGATCCGCCTGGCCCTGTGGATCGCGTGAACGACTTTGCCGAGTACAAGGCCAACCGCGAGGAGACCCCTGAGGACATCAAGATGTCGGTCCCCATCATCAAAGATTTAGCCGCGGCCTTCCGCATCCCCTGCCTTCAGGTCATGGGCTTTGAAGCAGATGACGTCATCGGAACCTTGGCCAAAAAGGGAGAACAGGCCGGGTATCAAGTGTATATGATGACCCCGGACAAGGACTACGGCCAATTGGTCTCCGACAACATCTTCATGTACAAACCCGCCTACATGGGTAAAGGTGTTGAAGTCTGGGGAATTGAAGAGGTCAAGAAAAGATTTGAAATCGAGCGTGTGGATCAGGTGATCGACTTCTTGGGGATGATGGGAGATGCCGTGGACAACATTCCCGGTATTCCAGGGGTGGGTCAAAAGACCGCTCAAAAATTCATCGCCCAATACGGGTCCATGGAGGGCTTGTACGAGAATCTGGATGATCTCAAAGGCAAGATGAAGGAGAAGGTGGAGCAGAACCGTGAGCTGGCCTTTTTGTCCAAGAAACTAGCCACCATCATCACGGATGTGCCTATTGAGTTTGACGAGAAGGACTTGATCCGCGAAGAGCCTGACGAGCCGCAAGTTCGAGAGCTCTTTGAGCAATTGGAATTCCGGAGTTTGGTTAAGCGGGTCTTTGGGGATGATTCAGCCGGGGCGAGTGCCCCGTCGAGTACTCCTTCAGCGCCGGCAAAGGCGGCGCCGGCAACCGACCAAATGGACTTGTTTGGTGCGCCGACGAGCGCATCGGGCCGTGAGGCCCAAGAAGCAGAATTCAAAACTTTAGAAAATACGCCGCACGACTATGAATTGGTCGATTCGCCGGAAAAGCGAAAAACGCTGATTTCTGCCCTTTTGGACCAAAAATCGGTGTGTTTTGACACGGAAACGACCGGAATTGATCCAAATTTGGCCGAATTGGTCGGTTTGGCTTTTAGCTATGAAGTGGGAAAAGCGTACTACGTGCCTGTGCCCGATGACCGAGATGAGGCCCTGAAGGTCACAGCGGAATTCAAGGACTTTTTTGAAAATGAGGGCATTGAGAAGGTCGGTCAGAATTTGAAGTACGACATCAACGTGCTCAAATGGCATGGCGTTGAAGTACGTGGCGCGGTTTGGGACACGATGTTGGCGCATTATCTATTGAATCCCGATATGCGACACAACATGGATCTTCTGGCGCAAACGTACTTGAACTACCAGCCCGTCTCTATTGAATCCTTGATTGGCAAAAAAGGAAAAAAACAAGGCTCGATGCGGGATGTTGCCGTGGATCGAGTCGCGGAATACGCAGGTGAAGATGCGGACATCACCCTTCAGCTAAAAGAGGTTTTTGAGAAAGACCTGGGGGCCAACAACGTGGAGCGTCTGTTTCGCGATTTGGAAACACCCTTGGTTCGGGTGTTGGCCGCCATGGAGACCGAAGGGGTTCGGCTTGATTCGGAGAACCTGGCACAGTATAGCTCCGAACTCAAAACGGAATTGCAAGGGATCCAGAGCCGCATTTATGATCTAGCTGGTGCCGAGTTCAATATTGGGTCGCCCAAACAATTGGGTGAAATCCTCTTTGAACAAATGAAGATCGTAGACAAGCCCAAAAAGACGAAAAGCGGGCAGTACAGCACCTCGGAGGACACTTTGAGTAAACTGGCCGGGGAGCACGAGATCATTGATCAGGTCCTCGATTATCGCAGTGTATCGAAGCTGATCAGCACCTATGTAGACGCCTTGCCTGAACTGGTCAATCCTAAGACGGGTCGCATCCACACGACCTACAATCAAACTGTTGCCGCCACAGGGCGTTTATCCAGCAACAATCCGAACCTTCAGAACATCCCCATCCGAACGGAGCGGGGTCGGAAAGTACGTGCTGCCTTTGTCCCAAGAGATGAAAACCATGTTCTTCTGGCGGCGGATTACAGTCAAATTGAGCTTCGTTTGATCGCCGCTCTGGCCAAAGATGAGGACATGATTGCGGCCTTTAAGAGTGGACAGGATATCCACAAAGCCACGGCGGCGAAAGTCTACGGGGTCCCCTTGGAAGAAGTGGATCGCGACATGCGGAGCAGTGCCAAAATGGTCAACTTCGGTATCATCTACGGTATTTCCGCCTTTGGACTAGCCGATCGTCTGAACATCAAAAGAACGGAGGCACGGGAAATCATTGACAACTACTTCAGCAAGTACCCGGCCATTAAGGAGTACATGGACTACAGCATCAATTTTGCACGGGAACTCGGATATGTACAGACCATTATGGAGCGGCGTCGATACCTACCAGACATCAACTCGCGCAATGCCACCGTTCGTGGGTTCGCTGAACGAAACGCCATCAACGCTCCCATTCAAGGCTCCGCGGCTGACATCATCAAGAAAGCCATGATTGCGATCCATGACCGATTCCAAGCGGAAGGGTTTAAGTCGAAAATGATCCTACAGGTACACGATGAATTGGTCTTCGATGCCCATATCGATGAGCTCGAGACCATTAAACCGATTGTTCGGGATTTAATGGAAAACGCCGTTACGCTTGACGTTCCCCTCCTCGTAGATATGGGAACCGGGCAAACTTGGTTAGAGGCGCACTAA
- a CDS encoding T9SS type A sorting domain-containing protein has translation MKKFFTLLFGLALLAGPSYGQNHICAFDEDINDLLQRYPEKVNWFSETLPSLLQDYRAQESQIPEDSTFIIPVVVHVFHDGGPENISDAQVFDMIRVMNEDYSFTHADTALIDSTFRGVQASMQIEFRLARLDPDSNCTTGILRHRTRLANDLPQGFKTFGWNNRDYLNIYLVGGLYGGGGGGTLIGYAMPPGFNVPLRRDGIANRSDYAGTIGTALGLPVGSRGGSVLSHEGGHYVGLMHTFQDGCSALLDNDYCTDTPPVDSPNYGPCTAQINSCNFDVPDLPDNIENYMDYTDNECMRMFTEQQRDIAHFSLSSVFGRKRLVEYDNLVDRGVFLDPSPCAPQPDYIIEDEVVLVGDTVVLHSNAYNGAVTSHTWDFPGGTITSGASDSTVKVVYAQGGTYDFQYTVGNNEGFNTRIYTDRVVVLDTAVQQSGPAIFDFENVSGEGAEPFQVLVSELGNGFATTGDAAASGNRSLKLDNFAKFAPAVNREYQKDEVYFGPFDGTSLSNYNVSFDYAFAAKEDFTEDLVRVWLSTNGTSWSPRGSISMNSLPTDTAIYQLQPFVPGPTHNWSNKQISVALAQNSEKFWIRIEYLGKYGNNFYMDNLYVGTEVGLAESGELALEAYPNPANDHLTLAIGGEDLVQAQLELVDLSGRTVLSQELPMLLAGSSHRVALPNTLATGSYILRIQSSKGQFVEPWIIE, from the coding sequence ATGAAGAAGTTCTTTACTCTGCTGTTCGGGCTTGCTCTGTTGGCAGGACCCTCCTATGGACAGAACCACATTTGTGCCTTTGATGAGGATATCAACGACCTCCTCCAACGGTATCCCGAAAAAGTCAATTGGTTTAGTGAGACACTTCCTTCACTCCTCCAGGATTATCGCGCTCAGGAATCGCAAATTCCAGAGGACAGCACCTTCATCATTCCCGTTGTCGTGCACGTGTTTCACGACGGAGGACCGGAGAATATTTCGGACGCTCAGGTTTTTGATATGATTCGCGTCATGAATGAGGATTACTCCTTTACCCATGCGGATACGGCGCTCATAGATTCGACTTTTCGTGGGGTTCAGGCCTCGATGCAAATCGAGTTTCGATTGGCGCGTTTGGACCCGGACAGTAATTGTACCACTGGAATATTGCGCCACCGAACGCGCTTAGCAAACGACCTTCCACAGGGCTTTAAAACCTTTGGCTGGAATAACCGGGATTACCTCAACATCTATTTGGTTGGAGGATTGTACGGCGGTGGCGGTGGCGGAACCTTGATTGGATATGCCATGCCTCCAGGATTTAATGTGCCCCTACGGCGCGATGGAATTGCCAACCGCTCCGATTACGCCGGAACCATAGGTACAGCTCTTGGGCTTCCAGTGGGTAGTCGCGGAGGTAGTGTACTCTCTCATGAAGGAGGGCATTATGTCGGCTTGATGCACACCTTTCAGGATGGGTGTTCAGCGCTTCTGGACAACGATTATTGCACCGACACTCCACCAGTGGATTCACCGAATTATGGTCCGTGTACCGCCCAAATCAACAGCTGCAATTTCGACGTTCCGGATTTACCGGATAACATTGAAAATTACATGGATTACACCGATAATGAATGCATGCGCATGTTTACCGAACAACAGCGCGATATTGCTCATTTCAGCTTGTCGAGTGTATTCGGGCGCAAAAGGCTGGTTGAATATGATAACCTGGTAGATCGCGGCGTTTTCTTAGATCCTAGTCCATGTGCTCCTCAGCCAGACTACATCATCGAAGATGAAGTCGTTTTGGTAGGAGATACAGTGGTTCTGCACAGTAATGCCTACAATGGTGCAGTTACTTCTCACACTTGGGACTTTCCCGGGGGAACCATTACTTCAGGGGCTAGCGACTCAACGGTTAAGGTGGTGTATGCCCAAGGAGGAACTTATGACTTTCAATACACGGTTGGAAATAACGAGGGCTTTAATACCCGAATTTACACCGACCGAGTAGTGGTATTGGATACTGCTGTTCAGCAAAGTGGTCCGGCCATTTTTGATTTTGAAAACGTTTCCGGAGAGGGAGCAGAGCCATTCCAAGTTCTGGTTTCAGAATTAGGCAATGGTTTTGCCACCACTGGTGATGCCGCTGCGAGTGGAAATCGCTCTTTGAAGTTGGACAACTTTGCCAAATTTGCTCCCGCGGTGAATCGCGAATACCAGAAAGACGAAGTTTACTTCGGGCCTTTTGACGGTACTTCACTGAGCAATTATAACGTCAGTTTTGACTATGCCTTCGCGGCGAAAGAAGACTTTACTGAAGACCTGGTTCGCGTTTGGTTGAGTACGAATGGAACCAGTTGGTCACCCAGAGGGTCCATTAGTATGAATAGTCTTCCAACGGATACGGCTATTTATCAACTTCAGCCATTTGTTCCAGGACCAACGCACAACTGGAGTAACAAGCAAATATCTGTTGCTTTGGCGCAGAATTCGGAGAAATTCTGGATCCGAATCGAGTACCTTGGTAAGTATGGAAACAACTTCTACATGGACAACCTGTACGTGGGTACTGAAGTCGGATTGGCGGAGTCTGGTGAATTGGCACTCGAGGCCTATCCCAACCCAGCAAATGATCACTTGACCTTGGCCATTGGCGGAGAGGATTTGGTTCAAGCTCAACTGGAGCTGGTGGATTTGAGCGGTCGAACCGTTTTAAGTCAAGAGCTTCCAATGCTGTTGGCAGGCAGTTCACACCGTGTAGCCCTGCCCAATACGCTGGCCACAGGTTCCTATATTCTGCGAATTCAGTCCAGTAAAGGACAATTCGTAGAGCCTTGGATTATTGAATAG